Proteins from one Sander lucioperca isolate FBNREF2018 chromosome 16, SLUC_FBN_1.2, whole genome shotgun sequence genomic window:
- the LOC116047347 gene encoding trypsin-like has product MKALIFLALLGAAFAAAEDDKIVGGYECPGHSVPYQVSLNAGYHFCGGSLISSQWVVSAAHCYKSRIQVRLGEHNIAVNEGTEQWIDGAKMIKHPQYNSYNLDNDIMLIKLSRPASLNSNVQTVALPSRCPEADENCLVSGWGNTSANGNNFPDRLQCLRQPIIDDRICRNAYPHLFTENMVCSGFMQGGASSCQGDSGGPLVCNGQLQGVVSWGYDCAMQGHPSVYARVCRYNSWISTTMRNN; this is encoded by the exons ATGAAGGCCCTGATATTCCTGGCTTTGCTTGGAGCAGCAT TTGCTGCAGCTGAGGATGATAAGATTGTCGGTGGGTATGAGTGTCCTGGACACTCTGTTCCCTACCAGGTGTCTCTGAATGCTGGATACCACTTCTGCGGTGGATCCCTCATCTCCAGCCAGTGGGTGGTGTCTGCTGCTCACTGCTACAAGTC TCGTATCCAGGTCCGTCTTGGCGAGCACAACATTGCTGTGAATGAGGGCACCGAGCAGTGGATTGATGGTGCCAAGATGATCAAGCACCCACAGTACAACAGCTACAACCTGGACAACGACATCATGCTGATCAAACTGAGCCGCCCCGCCAGCCTCAACAGCAATGTCCAGACCGTGGCCCTGCCCTCTCGCTGCCCCGAGGCCGACGAGAACTGCCTGGTGTCTGGTTGGGGCAACACCTCCGCCAACGGAA ACAACTTTCCTGACAGGCTGCAGTGTCTGCGGCAGCCCATCATCGATGACAGGATCTGCAGGAACGCCTACCCCCACCTCTTCACCGAGAACATGGTTTGCTCCGGATTCATGCAAGGCGGTGCCAGCAGCTGCCAA GGAGACTCTGGTGGTCCTCTGGTGTGTAATGGTCAGCTGCAAGGAGTGGTGTCCTGGGGTTATGACTGTGCCATGCAAGGACACCCCAGCGTCTACGCCCGTGTGTGCCGTTACAACAGCTGGATCAGCACCACCATGCGCAACAACTAA